The Methanobacterium sp. region ACCATCAAAACCAGTGACTAACACCAAATATAATAAGATTAAGCTTATAAGTACTCCAAAACTAATATTTCTAATTTGCCTGTTATTTCTTTCAATTAATGACCTTGTATCTGTATAAATGCGGGGTTTCTTATTTTCATAGGATTTGCGCCATATATGCCATGGACTGATTGTATCATGCACTAATTCCCAGCCATCTTCATTGAAAATCTCAAAATAGTCATATCCCACCTTACTCTGATAATCGAAACAGTACCTCATTTTCCTGCCTTCGCCTTTTTTAAATTGGAACCTCATCATAGTAAAATCGAATTTGAATAAACTCCATCCATTCCGTTCCATCCCTTCCAGCCAATTTTCCATTTTTTCTATTTCCCACCCTCCCCACATGCGCCATACAGTTTTAACTTCTTTCATTTTAATTCCCCTTTTTCTAATCTGCCATGTTTAAGAAGCTCTTCTAGACGTGCGAGCTCTAATTCTAGTATAATTTTTCCTTTTTCACTAATTTCATAAATTTTTTTACGATCTTCTTCTGCAACGGAAGTTATTAATCCTTCCTTTTCCATTCTGGACAGATTTCCATACATGGTACCTGCTCCAATCTTAATAC contains the following coding sequences:
- a CDS encoding DUF2812 domain-containing protein, producing MKEVKTVWRMWGGWEIEKMENWLEGMERNGWSLFKFDFTMMRFQFKKGEGRKMRYCFDYQSKVGYDYFEIFNEDGWELVHDTISPWHIWRKSYENKKPRIYTDTRSLIERNNRQIRNISFGVLISLILLYLVLVTGFDGTKLLSLLLIFSLVFYGYLIAQIYQYNKKLKLNAIKC
- a CDS encoding PadR family transcriptional regulator; translated protein: MDAKKLQKKYLPLTEAAYYVLISLNKPRHGYGIMQHVNDITNGRIKIGAGTMYGNLSRMEKEGLITSVAEEDRKKIYEISEKGKIILELELARLEELLKHGRLEKGELK